A DNA window from Pogona vitticeps strain Pit_001003342236 chromosome 2, PviZW2.1, whole genome shotgun sequence contains the following coding sequences:
- the LOC110090341 gene encoding uncharacterized protein LOC110090341 yields MLSRASTDFPEEDNIPQKLLFRWIVQEGDGGTASLGNGRTFRNNEMTPSAPPRSLSLCGIKEAAFVKPEQGPVSFEDVSVHFTTEEWALLDQDQKALHKEVMGENCENLAFLGLPVPTSGLVFLKEGHQAQFRDGFKGAEKSAGKRLRREKVTKHQKTRSERLKEKPYQCLECGKNFHQSTQLKRHQVVHTGEKPYKCLVCGVSFSHWKTHKEHQSVHTGKKPYRCSECGKSFGYSSNFRMHLRIHTGETPYKCSECGKSFYSNSHLKCHQVIHTGEKPYKCSECGRSFSRSTHLKRHERTHTGEKPHKCLVCGKSFSRSTHLKKHQKVHTGEKLHECLVCGTSFSSKSCLKTHRRIHTDQKPYKCSECGETFCSTQRFKAHLITHTGEKPYKCCVCGKSFIRSTHLKRHQRIHTGEKPHICSVCGKSFNQSQNLKQHQNTHTGKKPYTCSECGNSFGYRTHLTTHQRIHTGEKPYKCTDCGKGFYSLQHFKFHQVTHTGERPYRCSLCGKSFSRSSHLNRHQKIHSEERPHKCLACGKSFSHTENLKQHQRTHTGKKPYGCPECEKSFNYRAYLRTHQRVHTGEKPYTCSECGKSFYSVQHFKSHQRTHTGEKPYKCAECGKCFSTNCNLMKHTRVHTGEKPYKCSDCGRSFSDKASLIVHERTHTGEKPYECPMCGKSFTSSSNLITHKRVHTGEKPYKCSECGQSFVHRPQLVIHLRTHTGEKPYECLECGKSFNQKADLIIHGRTHTGEKPYECAECGKSFISSSYLRKHERLHTGKKALVVGEETHKCPYCCKSFISRSKLLIHERTHTGEKPFECGECGKGFSTSSNLVNHRRVHTGEKPYQCADCGQKFSTNSNLVNHRRVHTGEKPYECSDCGQSFGHKASLRRHKRIHSRESTT; encoded by the exons ATGTTGTCTAGAGCAAGCACGGATTTCCCTGAGGAGGACAATATTCCACAGAAGCTCCTGTTCAGGTGGATTGTGCAGGAGGGTGATGGAGGTACCGCCTCACTGG GGAATGGAAGGACATTCAGAAATAACGAAATGACGCCCTCAGCGCCTCCTCGGTCCCTTTCTCTTTGTGGCATAAAGGAAGCAGCTTTTGTTAAGCCAGAACAG GGTCCCGTGTCCTTTGAGGATGTGTCTGTGCATTTCACAACGGAGGAATGGGCGCTGCTGGATCAAGACCAGAAGGCTCTGCACAAGGAAGTCATGGGAGAAAACTGCGAGAATTTGGCTTTTCTCG GGCTTCCGGTTCCTACATCCGGCCTCGTGTTTCTTAAGGAAGGCCACCAGGCGCAGTTTAGAGATGGTTTCAAGGGAGCGGAGAAATCAGCAG GTAAAAGATTACGGAGAGAGAAGGTGACCAAGCATCAGAAAACGAGAAGTGAAAGATTGAAGGAGAAGCCCTATCAATGTCTAGAGTGTGGGAAGAACTTCCACCAAAGTACACAGCTTAAAAGACACCAGGTTgttcacacaggagaaaagccCTACAAATGCTTAGTGTGCGGAGTGAGCTTTAGTCATTGGAAAACCCATAAAGAACATCAAAGTGTCCACACTGGCAAGAAGCCGTATAGATGTTCCGAGTGCGGGAAAAGCTTTGGCTACAGCTCAAACTTCAGAATGCATCTGAGGATCCATACCGGCGAGACGCCGTATAAATGCTccgagtgtgggaaaagcttctaTTCCAATTCACACCTTAAATGCCACCAGGtaatccacacgggggagaaaccatacaaatgctcCGAGTGCGGAAGGAGCTTCAGTCGAAGCACTCACCTTAAAAGGCACGAGAgaacccacacgggggagaaaccccaTAAATGTCTGgtgtgtggaaagagcttcagtcggagcacCCACCTTAAAAAGCACCAAAAAGTCCACACCGGTGAGAAGCTCCATGAATGCCTGGTGTGTGGAACAAGCTTTAGCTCTAAGTCATGCCTTAAGACACACCGCAGAATTCACACCGAccagaaaccctacaaatgctcaGAATGTGGAGAAACCTTCTGCTCTACACAACGCTTTAAAGCCCATCTGATCActcacaccggagagaaaccatacaagtgctgtgtatgcgggaagagcttcattCGAAGTACTCACCTTAAGaggcatcagagaatccacacaggggagaaaccccaCATCTGTTCCGTGTGCGGGAAAAGTTTTAATCAAAGTCAAAACCtgaaacagcatcaaaacacCCACACTGGCAAGAAACCGTATACATGTTCCGAGTGCGGAAACAGCTTTGGGTATAGGACACACCTTACAACAcaccaaagaatccacacaggcgAGAAGCCCTATAAATGTACAGACTGCGGGAAAGGCTTCTATTCTTTGCAACACTTTAAATTCCACCAGGTcactcacacaggagagagacCCTATAGATGTTCCctgtgtgggaaaagcttcagtcggAGCTCTCACCTTAACAGACATCAGAAGATCCACTCAGAGGAGAGACCCCATAAATGCTTGGCCTGCGGCAAGAGCTTTAGTCACACTGAAAACCTGAAACagcatcaaaggacccacactggcaagaaaccctatggatgcccagaatgtgaaaagagctttaatTATAGAGCGTACCTTAGAACACATCAAAGAGTACACACAGGCGAGAAGCCTTATACATGCTCTGAGTGTGGCAAAAGCTTTTACTCTGTACAACACTTTAAATCCCATCAG AGGACCCACACCGGCGAGAAGCCCTACAAGTGTGCGGAGTGCGGGAAGTGCTTCAGCACGAACTGCAACCTCATGAAGCACACCAGggtccacacgggggagaagccctacaaGTGCTCCGACTGCGGGCGGAGTTTCAGCGACAAGGCCTCGCTCATTGTCCACGAGaggacccacacgggggagaagccctacgAGTGCCCCatgtgcgggaagagcttcacgTCCAGCTCCAACCTCATCACCCACAAGCGggtccacacgggagagaagcccTACAAGTGCTCCGAGTGCGGGCAGAGCTTCGTCCACCGGCCGCAGCTCGTGATCCATCTCCGAAcgcacacgggggagaagccgtaCGAATGCctggagtgcgggaagagcttcaacCAGAAGGCTGACCTGATCATCCACGGGcggacccacacgggggagaagccgtaCGAGTGTGccgagtgcgggaagagcttcattTCGAGCTCCTACCTCCGGAAACACGAGAGGCTGCACACAGGGAAGAAAGCACTGGTGGTGGGGGAAGAGACCCACAAGTGTCCCTACTGCTGCAAGAGCTTCATCAGCCGCTCCAAACTCCTCATCCACGAGCGGACCCACACGGGCGAGAAACCCTTTGAGTGTGGCGAGTGCGGGAAAGGCTTCAGCACCAGCTCGAACCTCGTCAACCACCGGAGggtccacacgggggagaagccgtaCCAGTGCGCCGATTGCGGGCAGAAATTCAGCACGAACTCGAACCTCGTCAACCACCGGAGGGtgcacacgggggagaagccgtaCGAGTGCTCGGATTGCGGGCAGAGCTTTGGCCACAAAGCCTCCCTCAGGAGGCATAAGAGGATCCACTCTCGAGAGTCGACCACATGA
- the LOC144587512 gene encoding uncharacterized protein LOC144587512: MEEQRAMQSICTEKLKPKRVETHLEQFGTIREFLVGADQIKQEPEEGLQQGWGSQWRDFLTTTKPPRSGRKNVRRLGTLPDGIEEPPAAPYKGVSHASLWPERDGVTQPLPDLEDDREGQIASVKVKDELLDEENPFGLETDRQHFRQFGYQEGEGPRAVLLQLQALCRRWLKPERRTKEQILELIVLEQFLIILPEEMQSWVKDGGPESCTQAVALAEDFLLRLQEAEGLQEKVAWPLEDTTTNSPKSEQDPSEEINVRLSAEAEDGSDGEASFLGMGYLVLIPILFLHFGGGAF, encoded by the exons ATGGAGGAGCAGAGAGCGATGCAGTCCATTTGCACCGAGAAACTAAAGCCCAAGAGGGTTGAAACTCACCTAGAACAATTTGGGACCATCAGAGAGTTTTTGGTTGGGGCAGATCAGATTAAGCAGGAGCCGGAAGAGGGCCTGCAGCAGGGCTGGGGATCCCAGTGGCGAGATTTCCTAACTACCACGAAGCCCCCGCGTTCAGGACGGAAAAATGTCAGACGGCTTGGAACTCTGCCGGATGGAATCGAGGAACCTCCAGCGGCGCCTTACAAAGGAGTCTCTCATGCGAGCCTGTGGCCTGAGAGGGATGGTGTGACCCAGCCCCTGCCGGACCTGGAAGATGACCGGGAAGGCCAAATAGCCTCAGTCAAAGTGAAGGACGAGCTTCTGGATGAGGAGAATCCCTTTGGGTTGGAAACTGACCGGCAGCACTTCAGGCAGTTCGGTTACCAGGAGGGCGAGGGCCCCCGTGCGGTCCTCCTTCAGCTCCAGGCCCTCTGCCGCCGGTGGCTGAAGCCGGAGAGGCGCaccaaggagcagatcctggagctgatCGTGTTGGAGCAGTTCCTGATCATCCTGCCGGAGGAAATGCAGAGCTGGGTCAAGGACGGCGGGCCAGAGAGCTGCACCCAGGCAGTGGCGCTGGCCGAGGATTTCTTACTGCGGTTGCAGGAGGCTGAGGGACTGCAGGAAAAG GTTGCATGGCCTTTGGAAGACACGACCACGAATTCTCCCAAATCGGAGCAAGATCCTTCCGAGGAAATTAACGTCCGGCTCTCGGCAGAGGCTGAGGATGGGAGCGATGGGGAAGCCAGCTTTCTGGGTATGGGTTACTTGGTCTTGATCCCCATCTTATTTTtgcacttcggggggggggcgttcTAA